The Temnothorax longispinosus isolate EJ_2023e chromosome 4, Tlon_JGU_v1, whole genome shotgun sequence genome has a window encoding:
- the LOC139812069 gene encoding uncharacterized protein, with the protein MSDERIISHDLSRNPQLATNLRRGVNVARTLRRIRQIILDTVRSYECSKKIVHGPLHTAKANLRRISNEISRDTYNKLLEAIDALLLIKTEECQQTGYVASRRNSNGKGRPAIQISEGQLALFYNEGFTATKMANHLGCSRSAIYKKLYELNMPMRARYSQISDTDLKTKIMQIHEEHPNAGYMMMQSYLKAAEIIVPRYRVRENLSAVDPIGTASRWSRSIKRRTYQVETPNFLWHMDAHLKLSRWGFVVHGCIDEYSRLIIYLTCETSIQAEPVVNFFIGAVNSYGLPSRVRSDHGYENLLVAILMNTVRGVHRESHITGKSVHNQRIERLWVDVFKEVCDSVYTELYSLENQGLLDVENIKHRFCVQYVYKPVINKKLLSFSSAWNVHSLRTENNKTPRQLWLEGILANYNTTYTAVSDIFDTNMSLHERLSDSLRALEVDLSVPIIDSNDMNFVPSSFTALLNLNDEQKLHLENIINTVEKSNIEKYVLCINLLSS; encoded by the exons ATGTCCGACGAAAGGATAATATCTCATGATTTATCGAGAAATCCACAACTGGCCACCAATTTGCGGCGTGGTGTAAATGTCGCAAGAACTCTTAGAAGAATTCGGCAAATAATTTTGGATACAGTAAGATCATATGAGTGTTCCAAGAAGATAGTACATGGTCCTTTACACACGGCTAAagcgaatttgaggagaatatcAAATGAAATTTCACGAGATAcgtataataaacttttagaAGCAATAGATGCTTTACTTCTAATTAAAACTGAAGAATGTCAGCAAACAGGCTATGTTGCATCCAGAAGAAATTCAAACG GAAAAGGTCGTCCTGCCATTCAAATAAGCGAAGGACAATTggcattattttataatgaaggATTTACTGCTACTAAAATGGCAAACCACTTAGGTTGTTCAAGAAGCGCTATTTACAAAAAGTTATACGAATTAAACATGCCTATGCGTGCACGATATTCACAAATATCTGATACTGatttgaaaacaaaaattatgcaaatacaTGAAGAACATCCAAATGCTGGATATATG ATGATGCAGTCATATTTAAAGGCAGCAGAAATCATTGTACCAAGATATCGAGTGAGAGAAAATTTAAGTGCAGTAGATCCAATTGGAACTGCAAGCAGATGGAGTCGATCAATTAAAAGACGGACTTACCAAGTGGAAACACCGAACTTTTTATGGCACATGGATGCACATTTAAAATTGTCGAG aTGGGGTTTTGTAGTACATGGTTGCATCGATGAATATTCTAGactgataatatatttgacgTGTGAGACATCTATTCAAGCAGAACCCGTCGTCAACTTCTTTATTGGTGCAGTAAACAGTTATGGATTACCTTCACGAGTGCGATCAGATCATGGATACGAAAACCTTCTTGTAGCTATTTTAATGAATACAGTTCGTGGCGTACACAGGGAAAGTCATATAACTGGCAAATCTGTTCATAATCAAAGGATAGAAAGATTGTGGGTGGATGTCTTCAAAGAAGTATGCGATTCTGTTTATACcgaattatattctttagaaAACCAAGGCTTATTAGACGTTGAAAATATCAAACACAGATTTTGCGTGCAATATGTTTACAAAcctgttattaataaaaagttattgtcATTTTCGTCTGCATGGAACGTTCATAGTCTCagaacagaaaataataaaacccCACGGCAACTGTGGTTAGAAGGGATATTGGCAAATTACAATACAACTTACACAGCAGTGAGTGATATTTTTGACACTAATATGAGTTTACATGAACGACTTTCTGATTCCTTACGAGCATTAGAAGTCGACCTTTCAGTTCCTATTATAGATAGCAATGATATGAATTTTGTTCCTTCATCCTTTACTgcgttattaaatttgaatgaTGAACAGAAGTTAcatttggaaaatattattaatactgtAGAAAAGTCtaacatagaaaaatatgtattgtgtataaatttattaagttcTTAA